The region CGGTGGCCCGCGGTCGGCGGGCTGTTGCTTCTGGTGTGGCTCGAAACGGTCATGCCGGTCAACAAGGTTCCGGCCATGCTCGCAACGGCGATTTGCGCGTACACAGTCATCACGCTCGTCGGGGCGGTCGTCTACACGCCCGAGTCGTGGTTTTCGAACGCCGACCCGGTGTCGGTCACGTTCCACTTCTACGGGCAGGTCGCCCCGCTCCGCTGGTCCGCGGACGGCGTGACGCTCCGCCCGCCCGGATTCGACCTCCGCGAGTCCGGGGCCGTCGCGACCACCGCCGACATCGCCTTCGTCGTCGCGCTCATCTGGGAACTCACGTTCAGCGGGTTCGTCACGACGGCGACCGGCGTGTCGTTCATCACCGCCGTCGTCGATGCGGGCGTTCCCCCGCTCGTGGTCTACGCGCTGCTCTTCGTTCTCGGGTACGCCCTCTTCCTCGGTGCCTTTCGGTTTGCATCCCGCGTCACTCGACGGACGGGGGAAACCTACCTTCCGCCCCGGACCATCGCCCTCCGCTTCGCACCGCCGCTGCTCGCCATCGCCGTCGGCTACCACCTCGCACACTACTTCGGGTTCTTCGTCTCGCTCCTCCCGTCGCTCGTCCCCGCGGTCGTCTCGCCGCTCTCTCCCCCGGCGAACCCGGTCGTCCTGACCCTCCCGGAGTGGTTCGGCGGCCTCGTCATCGGGTTCGTCCTCGTCGGTCACCTGCTCGCCGTCTGGGTCGCCCACTCGCAGGCGTACGCGACGTTTCCGAGCCGACTGCAAGCGATTCGGAGCCAGTACCCGTTCATCCTCGTGATGATCGCCTACACGATTATCAGCCTGTGGCTCGTCTCGCTTCCGACGGCGAGTCCGGCGTTCGTGTCGTGATCAGACCGTGAACTCCATCGGCGGCATCTCCATGAACGCCGTCTCGTACCCGTCGTGCCGGGCGAGTTGAGGCGGCGAATCGACCGAGATTCGAAGCGTGTCGCCGGACCGCACGTCCCCGACGGGAGCACCGTAGTGGGTATCGAGGGCCGCGTCGAGGGCGGGTGTGAGCGTCCCCTTCGATACCGTGGTCCCGTTTCGCAGGAGTTCCATCGAGAGGGACATCCGCGGCAACACGATGCGGTTGTACGGCGTTCTCGGCGACACCGCGAGATACGATTTCCCGTCGTCGGCGAAGCGATTCTCCCCCTCGATGACGGTCACGACGAACTTCGCGTCGCCGGACGATTTTGTCCCGACGAGCGTTCCCGGCAGCGATGCCGGTGCGGGCGCTCGACCGACCGGGACCGTCATCGACATCGGGTCGAGGGCATCGCGGCTCCCCTGCTTTTCGCCGAACTCCCGATACTCGACGTCGTATATCTGGTCCGTGTCGAATTCGAAATCGATGGTCGCCGACGCGCCGTCCGACAGTCGGGACGCGAGCGACCCGGTTCGGCGCACGCCGACCGACCCGACCCTGACAGTCGCGCTGTACGAGCCGTCGCCGTCGAGTGAAACGTTGTCCCCGTAGTGAAACCCCATATTCTGCGAAAGCATCGGCCACGGAGCCCGTTTATCGACCGTCTTCCCGCCTTTTTCGATGGTGAGTTGAACGTCCGCCGGGATGGTCGTCTCCGTTTTCGCGTCCCACGTGGAGACCATCATGTGGAGCGTGTCGTCCGGTTGCACGACGACCTTGGAGTTCGATTGGCCGGTGACGTTCCAGAACCGATGTGGGTACGAGTACATTAGCGCGAAGCGGAGGTCCCCATCCGTTCCCATCCCGTACATCTTCATTCCCTCCATGTACGCGGGATGATAGACCGCGGCGGGACGGTTTTTCACTCTCGGCGGGTCACGCCACGCGGATCGTTTTTCGAATCCGAGCGAGTCCAGACAGCCGGTGAGGAGGGACCCCCCTGCAAGTGCCGTGCCAGTTCGGAGGAACGTTCGGCGGCGCATTAGGTGGGTGTTGTGCGAGTGTTCGAATGAGGGTGTTGGTTCAGTAGTCGAACGCGGTCCCCGAATCCGCCGGAGTCACGGGACCCGAACCGACGGGCGACCAATGGGCGGACCGCTCAGCCCGGCGCGCGGAACGCCTTGAGGCGAAACTGGAGGATGATGGGTTCGAGAACGTCCTCCCGTCCGGTCCACGTGATCGTCACTTCCGTCAGTCGGTACGACGGTCCCACGGGAACCCGCCGAGCCGAGAGGCGAGCCTGCCATCCGTCTCCCTCGATTTCGGTCTCGCCACGCCGTTCGCCGCCGAGATGTTCGAGATATCCCATGGCCTGTTCGATCGTGAGGCCGCGAAACCGACGCGTGACGCGGAGAGTCCCGTCCTCAACCGTCCGTTCGACCGGTGGTATCGAATCCAAGGCCGCCTTCCGCCGCCGTGCCCACGATGGGGCTCCTGATAGGGTCATTGTGGCTCACGCTCACTAGCAGTCGGCTAGCGACGACGATAACAGTTGTTGGAATTCTCACCCGTTGCGAACGACACCAACGCGCGACCGTTAGCGGCGAGAAATACACGGGAAACCGCCCGGGAACGGGTATCACGGCTCGAAGACGGACGTCACTTTTCCACGACCCGCGCGACGGGCGCGTTGTTTTTGACGCTCTCGATACCCCGTTTGGCACCCTGTTTCGACGAGTATCCCTCGCCGCTGTCCGCGATGATGTTCCGGTTCGCGACGACGAGGCGCCAGCGCCACTCGCCCGCGCTGTCCTCGTACACCTCGAATTGGGGTTCGCTTGGCATATCCGGCGTATGTTCGACCACCAATAAAAAGGGTCGCCTTCCTGCGAAACTGATGGTCACGTCGCCGACCGTTTCAGACACGTGAAATTTAGACGACATCCGTTACGGGGAGGCCGGAACTGAAGGCGACGGCGAACGGACCGCTCACCGCGTGATATCCCTGTATCCCCGGTTATGGCCGCCTAGAAGACTTCTATCGCTCGAATTCGGATGTAACCCCGAAAACGAGTGTATCGTCGTTTCAGCGCTTCTATCGCCACAAATCGGCGTCATTGGAGTTATCACGTGTTTTTAGACCACGGGTGGAATTACAGACAGTATGAAGAAACAGCCGCTTCTCGCGATCAGCGCCGTGTTCGCCCTGACTCTGCCGTGGCTCTTCACGGGTATCATTCAGGAGGTATCCGGTCTTTCGACCATCATTGTCGTCGGGATGACCGGTCTCGCCATCGTCGGCGCTTCGTTCATGCTGGCGTGGGGTGCCGAAACGGCGGAGAAGGACGTTCCGCGGGCGTTCGCAATCGCGATTTTGGCGATTCTCGCCGTCGCGCCCGAGTACGCCGTCGACGCCTACTACGCGTGGAACGCGGGGGCGAACGGGGCGACGGCACAGGCCTGCAGTCAGCTTTCTGGGAGCGCGATAGCCACCGCCGAGCCAGGAACGCTCGCACAAGCCTGTCACGACGCGAACCTCGCCGTCGCCAACATGACCGGCGCGAACCGCATTCTCATCGGTCTCGGATGGTCCGGAATCGCGCTCTACACCATCTACCGCGCAACACGCTCCGGTGACTCGTCGGTCGTCCAGCGGCCGGGGTCGCTCACCGATGCCGTCAAAATAGATCGTAACATCTCACTCGAAATAACGTTCCTACTCGCGGCGACGGTGTACGCGTTTTTCATCCCGCTCGGAAGCGGAATCGGTATCGGTGACACGCTGATTCTGGTCGGCCTGTACGTGCTTTACATCGGCGTCATCATCAGGAACGACGTCGAGGAAGACACCGCCCACGTCGGCGTTCCCGCTTATCTTCAGTCGTTCTCGAAGTGGGGTCGGGTCGCGGCCGTGTTCGGCCTCTTCGCGTACTCCGGGTACATGATCTTCGAGGCGGTCCACCCGTTCGCCCACGGGTTGGAGACGCTCGGGACGTCGTTCGGTATCCCGGAGTTCTTCATGATCCAGTGGATTGCACCGCTGGCCTCCGAATCGCCCGAGCTAATCGTCGTCCTCTATCTGGTGAACAAGGCCCGTTCGACGGCGGGGTTCAACGCGCTCATCTCCTCGAAGCTGAACCAGTGGACGCTGCTCATCGGCACGCTCGCCGTCGTCTACAGTATCGCTTCGGGGACAGTCGGCACGCTCGCGTTCGACGAGAAGCAGGCGGCGGAGATATGGATCACCGCCGCACAGAGTTTCTTCGCGCTCGGCGTCCTCGTGAACTTCGAGATAGACGTCCGCGAGGCGCTCACGCTGTTCGTGCTGTTCGCCTCACAGGTGGTGTTGGAGTTCGGCGTGCTCCAACTCGTCTCGGAGCCAGCAGCCGCCTCGTTGAGCCTCGCCTTGCTGCACGCCTACACCGTCGTCTACGTGCTGCTCGGCGGCTGGCTGTTCGTCCGCCGCCGCGAGAACGTCCGTCGGCTCACCGGACGTACGGTCGCCACCGTTCGAAACGCGTTCACCGGGGGCACCGATACGTCCGAGCACGGGTACTGAGGGCCGAGAGCGGGGAGCGGGACGCGCCCCGAGGTTCGCCGCTCTCGGTGGATGCGTCGGCCGAACCCGTTCCAAAGGCGTGCTTGTCGGGGGAGGGTACAATTGCGGACAGAGAGGAGTGAAACTTTAGTCGTCTACGCGAAAACTGGAGGTGAGTATGTCTCGCCGCCACGAACAACGGATACCGCGCTCCAAGTGGACGCGCGACCACGCTTCTCGACTCCGCCGGACTCCTGACACCACCGCACCGATAATCTATCCCCCCGAGCGGCGGATCAGCGACGAGTATCACCTCTGGGACACCTGGTTTCTCCGCGAACGCGACGGATCCATCGCCGAAGTTGACGGCTATCGAATCGCGTTCTCGCTCTCCGCGTCGTCGTCCCTTCTTCCCGGAAAACGCCACGACGAAGCGCGTATCCGGTACTTCTACTCGACGGACGGGCGGGAGTGGACCTACGGCGGGCCGGTCTTCCCCGAGGGCGAGGCGTTCGGTTCCCGCCAGTGGGCTGGGTCCACCCTCCTCGACGACGGCACCGTGTACGCCTACTACACCGCCGCGGGCCACCGTGACGAACCAGAACTCACCTACGAACAGCGGATATGCGTCGGCGCGGGCGGTACCGTCTCGACGGACGGAGACGGCCTTCGTATCGACGGCCCGTGGGACCACTCGGTGCTTTTGGAACCGGACGGCGAGCGCTATCAGACGCAGGAGCAGTCGATGCGACAGGACGGGCCGATATACACGTTCCGCGACCCGTGGTTCTTCGAGGACCCCGAAACGGAGGAGACGTACCTCCTCTTCGAGGGAAACACGCCCATCGACGACCCCGACCCCGAGCGGACGTACAACGGCTGTATCGGCATCGCGTACTCCGAGACGGGCGACCCGGCGGACTGGGCGGTCCTCGACCCGCTCCTCGACGCCGAGCGCGTCAATCAGGAACTCGAACGGCCGCACGTCGTCGTCCGTAACGGGCGCTACTACCTTTTCACGCCGAGCCACCAGCACACGTTCGCGCCCGGTTGTAGCGGGTTCGACGCGCTCTATGGCTTCGTCGCGGACTCCCTCTTCGGTCCCTACGAACCGTTGAACGAGACGGGTCTGGTCGTCGCAAATCCCGAGAACGCCCCGTTTCAGGCGTACTCGTGGCTGGCGTTCGGGCACGGCGACGAAATCCTCGTCACGTCCTTTTTCAACTACTTCGACCTCAACGGACTCTCGCTCGACGACGTCGCCTTCCTCCCGGAGGCGGAGCAATTCCGTCGCTTCGGCGGGACGTACGCGCCGACGCTCCGCCTGCAGGTCGCGGGGAATCGAACCCGCATCTGGGGCGAACTCGGCTACGGACGGATTCCGCTCGAACGCGAGTCGCTGGCCGCACCCGACCGCGTTCGCTACCGGGCGACGGACGACGGAGACGAAGACAGCGACGGCGGCGACTACTGAATCAGTCGTCGCCCACCTCGGCCGTCGAACCGACGTCCACGGACGGGGTGGCGGAAACGTCGAGTTCCCACGCGTCGAGGGAGACGATACGGGCGTCCCCGCCCGCGGCGTAGAGCGAAACGCCGTCGGCGTCCGCGCGGGTCGGGTAGATTCGTCCCGTGAGACAGCGCCGCTCGTTTGCGAACACTTCGACGATGGACCCATCGACGAACACTCGAAGGTCGATTCGGTCGTCGCCGTCGAGCGGCATCCGTATCGGGTCGTCCGCCGTTTCCGGGTGGAGGCTCGACGTCGACCGTTCGAGGATGAGTTCGTCCCGACGAACGTGGAGCGGCGTCCGTTCTTCGCCGTCCACGGTCTCGCGGAGGACGACGCCCACCTCGTCGGCAGTCCCGAGGTCAAGGGAGAGCGAGAGTTCGAGCGACCGTCCGCGGGTCTGGAGGACTTCGCGCTGGCCGTCCGAAAGCCCGAACGACTCGAAGCCGTGGTGACCGCCCCGAAGTGACGTGACCTCGGCCGCGGGCCGCTGGCGGAGTTCGCCGTCCTCGACGCTGAGGACGCGGGGGAGCGAGAGCGCGCCCGACCATCCGGCGTCCCACTGCGCGCGCTCGCTGCGCGCTTCCTTCAGCCACCCGAACGTGAGCGGACGCCCCGAAGCGTCGTGGAGCGTCTGTGGCGCGTAAAAGTCGCCGTAATCGAGGTGGCCGAACTCCTCGCGCTCGAAGCGCCCGTCGCGGACGTCCCCGAGGAAGTACAGCACGCTCTCGTAGTTCGAGACGTGGAGGAGGGACTTCTCGCCGAGGTCGAGGAGTTCGGGACACTCCCACATGTGGCCAGCGCCCTCCCAATTCCCCGTGAGCAGTGGCCCGAGGTAGGTCCAGTCCCGAAGGTCGTCCGACCGATAGCGGAGCACCGTCCCGCCGACGCCCTCGATGCTGGAGCCGATGAGCTGATACCACGAGCCGTTTTCGCGCCAGACGCAGTGGTCGCGGAACTCCGCCTCCCAGTGGTCGGTCGAGAGGATGTCGAGTTCGACTGGCGTGTCCGTCACGACGGGGTTGGCGGGTTCTTTCGCCCAGACGTCGAGGCTATCGTCAGTGGCAGTTGCGAGACACGGGAGCTGGCGACTCCCGCGGCCGCCCGTGTAGAGGA is a window of Haladaptatus paucihalophilus DX253 DNA encoding:
- a CDS encoding iron transporter, with the translated sequence MRRRTFLRTGTALAGGSLLTGCLDSLGFEKRSAWRDPPRVKNRPAAVYHPAYMEGMKMYGMGTDGDLRFALMYSYPHRFWNVTGQSNSKVVVQPDDTLHMMVSTWDAKTETTIPADVQLTIEKGGKTVDKRAPWPMLSQNMGFHYGDNVSLDGDGSYSATVRVGSVGVRRTGSLASRLSDGASATIDFEFDTDQIYDVEYREFGEKQGSRDALDPMSMTVPVGRAPAPASLPGTLVGTKSSGDAKFVVTVIEGENRFADDGKSYLAVSPRTPYNRIVLPRMSLSMELLRNGTTVSKGTLTPALDAALDTHYGAPVGDVRSGDTLRISVDSPPQLARHDGYETAFMEMPPMEFTV
- a CDS encoding HVO_2922 family protein, which translates into the protein MPSEPQFEVYEDSAGEWRWRLVVANRNIIADSGEGYSSKQGAKRGIESVKNNAPVARVVEK
- a CDS encoding sodium:calcium antiporter translates to MKKQPLLAISAVFALTLPWLFTGIIQEVSGLSTIIVVGMTGLAIVGASFMLAWGAETAEKDVPRAFAIAILAILAVAPEYAVDAYYAWNAGANGATAQACSQLSGSAIATAEPGTLAQACHDANLAVANMTGANRILIGLGWSGIALYTIYRATRSGDSSVVQRPGSLTDAVKIDRNISLEITFLLAATVYAFFIPLGSGIGIGDTLILVGLYVLYIGVIIRNDVEEDTAHVGVPAYLQSFSKWGRVAAVFGLFAYSGYMIFEAVHPFAHGLETLGTSFGIPEFFMIQWIAPLASESPELIVVLYLVNKARSTAGFNALISSKLNQWTLLIGTLAVVYSIASGTVGTLAFDEKQAAEIWITAAQSFFALGVLVNFEIDVREALTLFVLFASQVVLEFGVLQLVSEPAAASLSLALLHAYTVVYVLLGGWLFVRRRENVRRLTGRTVATVRNAFTGGTDTSEHGY
- a CDS encoding glycoside hydrolase family 68 protein, which codes for MSRRHEQRIPRSKWTRDHASRLRRTPDTTAPIIYPPERRISDEYHLWDTWFLRERDGSIAEVDGYRIAFSLSASSSLLPGKRHDEARIRYFYSTDGREWTYGGPVFPEGEAFGSRQWAGSTLLDDGTVYAYYTAAGHRDEPELTYEQRICVGAGGTVSTDGDGLRIDGPWDHSVLLEPDGERYQTQEQSMRQDGPIYTFRDPWFFEDPETEETYLLFEGNTPIDDPDPERTYNGCIGIAYSETGDPADWAVLDPLLDAERVNQELERPHVVVRNGRYYLFTPSHQHTFAPGCSGFDALYGFVADSLFGPYEPLNETGLVVANPENAPFQAYSWLAFGHGDEILVTSFFNYFDLNGLSLDDVAFLPEAEQFRRFGGTYAPTLRLQVAGNRTRIWGELGYGRIPLERESLAAPDRVRYRATDDGDEDSDGGDY
- a CDS encoding GH32 C-terminal domain-containing protein, producing the protein MVPSSPTIGFLHSDDLSFEQRTAFDWVTTELGTVERVSFADLRAGGDFNAYDVLWWHRDTPLDPSAIAEFADAFADYFERGGTLLVTLHALTAVEPLDIDSVPPDAVGTEPVETAVGPLWKSQYADHPAVAAFDDIRFHTRGDGGTQPYARYVDVLPERADVLAGTYRGDIDHPNEVSVVQWKPGDGTVLGVGANVEFDAPGADGGRETLLAGCLRFLGSGAEDGLVGRPKAAADLAAMRTAFRGDHDRPRYHFAPPANWLNDPNGLVQWNGTYHAFYQYNPGGPYHNTIHWGHATSDDLLHWEDHPVALTPDLDGPDRDGCWSGCTVDDDGTARILYTGGRGSRQLPCLATATDDSLDVWAKEPANPVVTDTPVELDILSTDHWEAEFRDHCVWRENGSWYQLIGSSIEGVGGTVLRYRSDDLRDWTYLGPLLTGNWEGAGHMWECPELLDLGEKSLLHVSNYESVLYFLGDVRDGRFEREEFGHLDYGDFYAPQTLHDASGRPLTFGWLKEARSERAQWDAGWSGALSLPRVLSVEDGELRQRPAAEVTSLRGGHHGFESFGLSDGQREVLQTRGRSLELSLSLDLGTADEVGVVLRETVDGEERTPLHVRRDELILERSTSSLHPETADDPIRMPLDGDDRIDLRVFVDGSIVEVFANERRCLTGRIYPTRADADGVSLYAAGGDARIVSLDAWELDVSATPSVDVGSTAEVGDD